One genomic region from Vibrio sp. SCSIO 43137 encodes:
- the tdh gene encoding L-threonine 3-dehydrogenase, whose translation MKIKALSKLKPEEGIWLTEVEKPEVGHNDLLIKIKKTAICGTDIHIYNWDEWSQNTIPVPMVVGHEYVGEVVGIGQEVRGFEIGDRVSGEGHITCGHCRNCRGGRTHLCRNTVGVGVNRTGAFSEYLVIPAFNAFKIPEEISDDLASIFDPFGNAVHTALSFDLVGEDVLITGAGPIGIMAAAVAKHVGARHVVITDVNEYRLDLAKKMGVTRAVNVAEQNLEEVMAELKMTEGFDVGLEMSGNPSAFNSMLKGMNHGGRIALLGIPPSDMGIDWNQVIFKGLIIKGIYGREMFETWYKMASLIQSGLDLDPIITHHYKIDDFQKGFDVMRSGLSGKVILDWD comes from the coding sequence ATGAAAATTAAAGCATTATCAAAACTTAAACCCGAAGAGGGTATCTGGCTTACAGAAGTAGAGAAGCCGGAAGTAGGCCACAATGACCTGCTGATCAAAATTAAGAAAACGGCTATCTGTGGTACGGATATTCATATTTATAACTGGGATGAATGGTCTCAGAACACCATTCCTGTTCCTATGGTTGTCGGCCATGAATATGTGGGCGAAGTAGTAGGAATCGGCCAGGAAGTGCGTGGCTTTGAAATTGGCGACCGTGTTTCCGGTGAAGGTCATATTACCTGTGGCCACTGCCGTAACTGCCGTGGCGGACGTACTCACCTTTGCCGCAATACTGTTGGTGTAGGTGTAAACCGCACAGGAGCGTTTTCTGAGTACCTTGTGATTCCTGCATTCAACGCATTTAAGATTCCTGAAGAGATCTCAGATGATCTGGCGTCAATATTCGACCCGTTTGGCAATGCCGTGCACACTGCACTATCGTTTGACCTAGTTGGTGAAGATGTACTGATTACTGGTGCAGGCCCGATAGGTATTATGGCTGCTGCCGTCGCTAAGCATGTTGGTGCCCGCCATGTGGTTATTACTGATGTAAATGAGTACCGCTTAGATCTCGCTAAGAAGATGGGTGTTACCCGCGCAGTAAATGTAGCGGAACAGAACCTTGAAGAGGTAATGGCTGAACTGAAAATGACCGAAGGTTTTGATGTTGGTCTGGAAATGTCAGGTAACCCTTCAGCGTTTAACTCCATGCTAAAAGGCATGAACCATGGTGGCCGTATTGCGTTGCTGGGTATTCCACCATCAGATATGGGTATTGACTGGAATCAGGTGATATTTAAAGGGCTAATCATTAAAGGAATTTATGGCCGTGAAATGTTTGAAACATGGTACAAGATGGCCTCTTTGATACAGTCCGGACTGGATTTGGATCCGATTATCACTCATCACTACAAGATTGACGACTTCCAGAAAGGCTTCGATGTCATGCGCAGCGGGCTTTCTGGCAAGGTTATACTAGATTGGGATTGA
- a CDS encoding RDD family protein: protein MSEIIAAEIRPDADIMKEAKLASRWSRLGAAVVDGIIMIIVFGGLFWISPPEVMQSLSNSEFQFAFWIVINCVFLVVQGYLLHTRGQTIGKNMFDIAIVSVKTNQKLGIVSLYLKRYVVLGILSFIPFLNIVASLDVFFIFRKDKRCLHDLIAGTKVIDISKPEIEFDPSNYD, encoded by the coding sequence ATGAGTGAAATTATTGCAGCAGAGATACGCCCTGATGCAGACATTATGAAAGAAGCGAAACTCGCTTCAAGATGGTCCCGCTTAGGGGCGGCGGTGGTCGATGGTATTATCATGATCATAGTTTTTGGTGGGTTATTCTGGATAAGCCCACCGGAAGTAATGCAATCTTTATCCAACTCAGAGTTTCAGTTTGCGTTCTGGATTGTGATTAACTGTGTGTTTTTGGTTGTTCAGGGCTACCTATTACATACCAGAGGTCAGACGATTGGAAAAAACATGTTTGATATTGCAATTGTTTCCGTGAAAACAAATCAGAAGTTAGGCATTGTTTCACTCTATTTAAAGCGGTATGTCGTGTTAGGAATACTGTCATTTATTCCCTTTCTCAATATTGTCGCGTCGTTGGATGTTTTCTTTATTTTCCGGAAAGATAAACGTTGCCTGCATGACCTTATTGCCGGAACCAAAGTCATTGATATTTCAAAACCCGAGATTGAGTTCGATCCGAGCAATTACGATTAA
- a CDS encoding DUF2061 domain-containing protein, producing the protein MTKTVTFAAIHFSIATTLAYALTGDFLLGSLIALIEPSINTVAFYAHERVWRKMPVLKRIEPMTEIKTASFAVVHFSVAFTVTYMLTGDAFIGGLIATIEPAVNSVAYFFHEKVWLNHQNRLSQAYAIN; encoded by the coding sequence ATGACCAAAACAGTAACCTTTGCAGCGATTCATTTTTCCATTGCTACCACACTGGCTTATGCATTAACGGGAGATTTTCTGCTGGGCAGCCTGATTGCTTTGATAGAACCATCGATTAACACTGTGGCTTTCTATGCTCATGAAAGGGTATGGAGAAAGATGCCTGTTTTAAAACGCATAGAACCTATGACCGAGATTAAGACAGCAAGCTTTGCTGTCGTGCATTTTAGCGTTGCGTTTACAGTGACTTATATGCTGACTGGTGATGCTTTTATCGGAGGGTTAATAGCAACCATCGAACCTGCCGTTAACTCTGTGGCTTATTTCTTCCATGAAAAAGTATGGCTGAATCACCAAAACCGGCTCAGTCAGGCTTATGCCATTAACTAA
- a CDS encoding helix-turn-helix transcriptional regulator: MNSELKFYDSVTDTVSDCGKVLEIEFSNHGLDWSGILVEKGSSPHFYPKNVYTPYFYFALALDKDLNWSVEKDGTLADLKTSPGNIWINPPKTPFSHNIAEPCYFIILAIEEQEFLSHCPLNLEGIELQFLNNYNVLDETIKGIIELFILETKAKGRNGKAYLNSLVSLLSTHYIQNYSNYFDLKNNRIAASKFDQKQVDKIDLYIEENIGTNIAVDDLADLLGCSKFYFLREFKKLIGVTPYQYLMNKRLEKARAALSSGSVNIALTAYELGFNDQSHFTRAFKNYFGMTPGQFVKLQEN; the protein is encoded by the coding sequence ATGAACTCTGAGCTGAAATTTTACGATTCAGTGACCGACACGGTATCAGATTGCGGCAAGGTTCTTGAAATCGAGTTTTCCAACCACGGCTTAGATTGGTCAGGCATACTAGTAGAAAAAGGCTCATCCCCTCACTTCTACCCAAAGAATGTTTACACCCCTTATTTCTATTTCGCTCTGGCTCTTGATAAAGACTTAAACTGGAGTGTCGAGAAAGACGGTACTCTTGCAGATCTGAAAACCAGCCCCGGCAACATCTGGATTAATCCGCCAAAAACCCCCTTTAGCCACAATATTGCCGAACCTTGTTATTTCATAATTTTAGCCATTGAAGAGCAGGAGTTTTTATCACATTGCCCGCTAAATTTGGAAGGGATTGAGCTTCAGTTTCTGAATAACTACAACGTTCTGGATGAAACGATTAAAGGTATTATCGAGCTATTTATTCTGGAAACGAAAGCCAAAGGGCGTAATGGTAAAGCCTATCTAAATAGCTTGGTATCACTGCTGTCAACTCACTATATTCAGAACTATTCCAACTATTTTGATCTGAAGAATAACCGGATCGCCGCTTCAAAGTTCGATCAAAAACAGGTCGATAAAATTGACCTGTATATAGAGGAGAATATCGGAACTAATATTGCAGTTGATGATCTGGCCGATTTACTAGGCTGCAGTAAATTCTATTTTCTCAGGGAGTTTAAAAAACTGATTGGTGTAACTCCGTATCAATACTTGATGAACAAGCGTCTGGAGAAAGCCCGCGCCGCACTCTCTTCCGGTTCAGTAAATATTGCCCTGACAGCGTATGAACTTGGCTTTAACGACCAGTCACATTTTACCCGTGCTTTTAAAAATTACTTTGGTATGACACCGGGCCAGTTTGTAAAGCTACAAGAAAACTAG
- a CDS encoding glycine C-acetyltransferase → MSSAFYKQINQQIEEVKQEGLYKSERIITSAQKASVSISSGEEVLNFCANNYLGLANHPALIEAAKEGMDEHGFGMASVRFICGTQDSHKELENKLSEFMGKEDTILYTSCFDANAGLFETILGKEDAIISDALNHASIIDGVRLCKAMRFRYANNDMAGLEEQLQAADEAGARHKLIVTDGVFSMDGVVANLPAICDLADKYNALVMVDDSHAVGFMGENGRGTHEYHDVIDRIDIITGTLGKAMGGASGGYTSGKKEVIDWLRQRSRPYLFSNSVAPAIVSASIRVLDLLKESGELRTQLWENAAHFRSRMEEAGFTMGGADHAIIPIMLGDAKVAAEFAERSLAKGVYVIGFSFPVVPKGQARIRTQMSAAHSREDLDKAIDAFIQVGQEMGII, encoded by the coding sequence ATGTCCTCTGCATTCTACAAGCAAATAAATCAACAAATAGAAGAAGTTAAGCAAGAAGGGCTGTATAAGTCCGAGCGAATTATTACCTCTGCACAAAAAGCTTCTGTTTCTATTTCAAGTGGTGAAGAAGTTCTTAACTTCTGTGCCAACAATTACCTTGGTTTAGCTAACCACCCAGCGTTGATCGAAGCGGCGAAAGAAGGCATGGACGAACATGGCTTCGGTATGGCTTCAGTGCGCTTTATCTGCGGCACTCAGGACTCTCACAAAGAGCTAGAGAATAAACTTTCAGAATTTATGGGTAAAGAAGACACCATTCTTTACACTTCATGCTTTGATGCTAATGCTGGGTTGTTCGAAACCATCCTAGGCAAAGAAGACGCCATTATCTCTGATGCTCTTAACCACGCTTCTATTATTGACGGTGTTCGTCTGTGTAAAGCGATGCGCTTCCGCTATGCCAACAACGATATGGCAGGTCTGGAAGAGCAACTGCAAGCAGCCGATGAAGCGGGTGCCCGTCATAAACTGATTGTCACCGACGGTGTGTTCTCAATGGACGGTGTTGTTGCCAACCTTCCTGCAATCTGTGATTTAGCTGATAAGTACAATGCATTGGTGATGGTCGATGACTCACACGCAGTCGGCTTTATGGGCGAAAATGGCCGTGGTACCCATGAGTATCATGATGTTATTGACCGTATCGATATCATTACCGGCACACTTGGCAAAGCTATGGGCGGCGCTTCCGGCGGCTACACTTCTGGTAAGAAAGAAGTTATTGATTGGTTGCGCCAGCGCTCGCGTCCTTACCTTTTCTCTAACTCGGTTGCTCCTGCCATCGTATCTGCTTCTATCCGCGTACTTGATCTGCTGAAAGAGAGTGGTGAGCTTCGCACTCAACTGTGGGAAAACGCAGCGCACTTCCGTTCACGTATGGAAGAGGCTGGTTTCACCATGGGTGGTGCTGACCATGCAATCATCCCTATTATGCTGGGCGATGCCAAAGTAGCGGCTGAGTTTGCAGAGCGCTCACTTGCAAAAGGTGTTTACGTTATCGGCTTCTCCTTCCCTGTGGTTCCAAAAGGTCAGGCGCGTATCCGTACGCAAATGTCTGCGGCGCACAGCCGTGAAGATCTGGACAAGGCCATCGACGCCTTTATCCAAGTTGGTCAGGAGATGGGCATCATCTAA
- a CDS encoding tyrosine-protein phosphatase, producing MTRTVLTSLLAICAGTASFTVSADNVICNSGLNIELPAECDSITLNQEFDGVKNFRQLTPLKESWKLRQGVLYRSDQMHELSPADLDKMTALGIKTVVDLRSVEEVEHFPNKHIPSVTQTVNLPIGQDPADIKNLIDPKLSQKVRKMWFEGEFEQIEQLMEESGIDLATARTPRYVEFATKFNHQISRFLHLLANEDNYPLVFHCAGGKDRTGYIAAVTLLTLGYSEQDVINDYLITNMTGFNELKGLLDKGLVALMPAGEARKEQINAALQAIKQHYGSFDNYRKNILKISDKEVEQIRANLLI from the coding sequence ATGACCCGAACTGTGTTAACCAGTCTGCTGGCGATATGTGCCGGAACTGCCAGTTTTACCGTAAGTGCCGACAACGTCATTTGTAACAGCGGACTTAATATTGAGCTCCCGGCAGAATGTGATTCCATCACCTTGAATCAGGAGTTTGATGGTGTAAAAAACTTCCGCCAACTCACCCCATTAAAAGAGAGCTGGAAACTGCGCCAAGGCGTACTCTACCGTTCAGACCAGATGCATGAACTCTCTCCGGCTGACCTCGATAAAATGACGGCACTCGGAATCAAAACCGTGGTTGATCTGCGCTCTGTAGAAGAAGTAGAACATTTCCCCAACAAGCATATCCCGAGTGTTACGCAGACGGTAAATCTGCCTATTGGTCAGGACCCGGCAGATATCAAGAACCTGATCGATCCAAAGCTGTCCCAGAAAGTAAGAAAGATGTGGTTTGAAGGGGAGTTTGAGCAGATAGAACAGTTAATGGAAGAGAGCGGAATTGATCTGGCAACAGCCCGAACTCCCCGTTACGTTGAATTTGCTACTAAGTTCAACCATCAGATATCACGCTTCCTGCATCTGCTGGCCAATGAAGATAACTACCCTCTGGTGTTTCACTGTGCCGGAGGTAAAGACAGAACTGGCTATATCGCAGCGGTTACTCTGCTGACACTGGGCTATTCGGAGCAAGATGTTATTAATGACTACCTGATTACCAATATGACCGGATTTAATGAACTTAAAGGACTACTAGATAAAGGTCTGGTAGCTCTGATGCCTGCCGGAGAAGCCAGAAAAGAGCAGATAAACGCAGCCCTTCAGGCAATTAAACAACACTATGGTAGTTTTGATAACTACCGGAAAAACATCTTAAAGATTTCTGACAAGGAAGTTGAACAGATAAGAGCAAATCTGCTGATTTAG
- a CDS encoding phosphatase has translation MKFVVDTHTHTYASGHAYSTLIENAKAAKEAGIQILCTTDHASSMPGAPHYWFFGNQSILPRFLDGVGIIRGIESNILNIEGEVDVHPSIEKRLDWVIASFHEHVYHPANKAAHTETLINVIKSGRVDALGHLGNPNFDFDFESVIQCAKEHNVAIEINNSSLKGHSRVGSVERCLQIAETAKKLGAYITTGTDSHFCLDIGKFEKVSDMLSQIEMPKQQVITASARQFLDFLELRGREPIEEFAEL, from the coding sequence ATGAAATTTGTCGTTGATACCCATACTCATACCTATGCCAGCGGGCATGCTTACAGCACCTTAATTGAAAACGCCAAAGCAGCGAAAGAGGCCGGCATTCAGATTCTCTGTACTACGGATCACGCCTCATCAATGCCGGGAGCACCTCATTATTGGTTTTTCGGTAACCAGTCCATTCTGCCAAGGTTTTTAGATGGTGTAGGGATTATCAGGGGCATAGAGTCGAACATTCTTAATATTGAAGGTGAGGTTGATGTTCATCCCAGCATTGAGAAGCGGCTGGACTGGGTTATCGCCAGTTTTCATGAGCATGTGTATCACCCGGCTAACAAAGCGGCTCATACTGAAACCCTTATCAATGTTATAAAAAGTGGCCGGGTGGATGCACTTGGGCACCTTGGTAACCCTAACTTTGATTTTGACTTTGAAAGCGTTATTCAATGTGCAAAAGAGCACAATGTTGCAATTGAAATTAATAACAGCTCGTTAAAAGGTCATAGCAGGGTTGGCAGCGTGGAGCGTTGCTTGCAAATAGCAGAAACAGCGAAAAAACTGGGCGCGTATATTACCACCGGAACCGACTCTCACTTCTGCCTTGATATCGGTAAGTTCGAAAAAGTAAGCGATATGCTCAGCCAGATAGAGATGCCAAAGCAGCAGGTTATTACTGCCAGTGCCAGACAGTTTCTCGATTTTCTTGAGTTACGTGGCAGAGAGCCTATTGAAGAGTTTGCTGAGCTTTAA
- a CDS encoding LysR family transcriptional regulator has translation MISNKLLSLLPDLAAFILVVQEKSFTAAAKKLNVTPSALSKTITRLEKALSVKLFERTTRQLLITEAGKKIYEQCLVMVSSAQQAVELSKEDHDLPSGPITVAAPEAFLNVVLQPFVIPFLQKYPDIQLKLRAADGAIDIFKQGIDIVFHLTDKPDENLVLKELGKTNLVLCASPEYIAKRGMPQHPQDLNAHDCLYLAETETDHIWHFIREDELLTIPVNGRYAVNHAQMRLNGVKNSLGIGIFHDFVVQDAINRGEVVEVLKDWTIKGNYHGMIALQYAQTKFMPARMKVFIDYVIEHLPIGK, from the coding sequence ATGATTTCAAACAAACTACTTTCACTACTTCCCGATCTGGCTGCTTTTATTTTAGTCGTTCAGGAAAAAAGTTTTACCGCAGCAGCAAAAAAGCTGAACGTGACTCCTTCGGCCCTGAGTAAAACCATAACCCGTCTGGAGAAGGCGTTATCCGTTAAGCTTTTTGAGCGAACCACCCGACAGCTACTGATCACAGAAGCAGGTAAGAAAATTTATGAACAGTGCCTTGTTATGGTCAGCTCTGCACAACAAGCGGTCGAACTCTCCAAGGAAGACCATGACTTGCCATCAGGCCCGATCACCGTAGCTGCCCCAGAGGCTTTTCTTAATGTGGTTTTACAGCCCTTTGTTATTCCATTCCTACAGAAATACCCGGATATTCAGCTAAAACTCAGGGCGGCCGATGGTGCTATCGATATCTTTAAACAAGGTATTGATATCGTATTTCATCTGACCGATAAACCTGACGAGAATCTGGTTCTCAAAGAGCTGGGTAAAACCAATCTGGTACTCTGTGCCAGCCCTGAATACATTGCTAAACGAGGGATGCCGCAACACCCTCAGGATCTCAATGCACACGACTGTCTCTATCTGGCAGAGACCGAAACTGACCATATCTGGCACTTTATCCGCGAGGATGAGCTACTGACCATTCCGGTAAATGGCCGCTATGCAGTAAACCATGCACAGATGCGCCTGAACGGAGTAAAAAACAGTCTGGGTATTGGTATTTTTCATGATTTTGTGGTGCAGGACGCGATTAATAGAGGCGAAGTGGTCGAAGTACTGAAAGACTGGACCATAAAAGGCAATTATCACGGTATGATTGCCCTTCAGTATGCTCAGACCAAATTTATGCCGGCGCGGATGAAAGTGTTTATTGATTATGTGATTGAGCATCTACCCATAGGCAAATAG
- a CDS encoding HD domain-containing phosphohydrolase gives MAKRRYALSIHITSIFVLISFILGGGLIAIGYQHSQALIEHSARQISIQHSHKLESVFQNTISPVLTTLDLMATSSLSSYPPESGKLNVWTDSIQMIFDRNPNLTGLFYGSHDGSFTQFRPMNERISPIFRAPPSTKLLINYYKADRDSTFHYIGNGIHLIEKQQNNESRYDPRTRPWYLNASPDGKIGLSEPYLFYFLDEIGVTLSRMSLDGNNVVAADFTLNSLSEQLRQLATSRESKLAIFDIHGQLLAQHNMERVDQPETSLTDTIFTPHLQSSLIQGYYTDVDFDDQQWLVAINPINLTDKVQLLLAEATPKRVLMAELITLRNEQIMAAILMVVLSFSVIWYAALKITRPLNKLTELTKNVRSFNFRKIRYPESVIKEVNKLSESVQLMEHTLFDLLKLLRETAKQNDFGVLSKTICQQTYIITKAETIVLLTKEEHEKQFSVVTDHCIIPLKLDINQLLNDTPWIRSKLTQGDETVLTRDDNSIKPYLDQFYNSELYLFPMMNREKDLIGILSIGYERNDDLNRNDKHAYLRELLGFAEIAKDNIAQMQKRKAMFNSFIELIASAIDTKSPYTGGHCQRVPVISELLVKAADEDTLYFPDFSMDRKKWEELHFAAWLHDSGKVTTPEFIVDKATKLETIYDRIHEIRMRFELLKLEAEMNYYRELYQGGNKEFLKSRLDNIHRQINDDFAFIAKCNQGLEALTEDDLLRLDELSNITWTRTIDDTLGVSWVEKERSTSSQQLPVKEALLSDKEIHKIPWEEGFNPKETWQEQFNLSPTNLRYHKGELYNLKISYGTLNQEERFIINDHIIQTITMLDKLPYPEHLKNVPDIAGSHHERMDGKGYPRGLKAGQLSIQARAIAIADIFEALTSSDRPYKKTHTIDQAFEIMTHLATSGHIDPKLYLLFLNKTIDKVYSDDYMEKQQDFSEERNRHINKMQSYVQENGIS, from the coding sequence ATGGCAAAACGGCGTTACGCTCTAAGTATTCACATTACCAGTATATTTGTGTTGATCTCCTTTATTTTAGGCGGAGGATTAATAGCGATTGGTTATCAACACTCGCAAGCATTGATTGAGCACAGCGCGCGTCAGATCAGCATTCAACATAGTCATAAACTTGAATCTGTCTTTCAGAACACCATCAGTCCGGTTTTAACCACCCTTGACCTGATGGCCACCAGTTCGCTCAGTAGCTACCCGCCGGAAAGTGGTAAATTGAATGTCTGGACTGACTCCATTCAGATGATTTTTGATCGCAACCCGAATCTTACCGGGCTATTTTACGGCTCCCATGACGGTTCATTTACCCAATTCCGGCCGATGAACGAGAGAATTTCACCTATCTTTCGTGCTCCGCCATCAACTAAACTGTTAATCAACTACTACAAAGCCGATAGAGACAGCACCTTTCATTATATTGGTAATGGCATTCACCTGATTGAAAAGCAGCAGAATAATGAAAGCCGCTACGACCCCAGAACCCGCCCGTGGTATCTGAACGCCTCCCCGGATGGAAAAATCGGCCTTTCAGAACCTTATCTGTTCTACTTTCTCGATGAAATCGGCGTCACACTCTCACGTATGTCTCTGGATGGAAACAACGTCGTTGCAGCGGATTTCACTCTTAACTCTCTTTCGGAACAGCTCAGGCAACTGGCCACATCAAGGGAAAGTAAACTGGCCATTTTCGACATTCATGGCCAGCTACTTGCCCAACACAATATGGAAAGAGTTGACCAGCCGGAGACTTCTCTCACCGACACCATTTTTACCCCTCACCTGCAATCCAGCCTGATACAGGGTTATTACACTGACGTTGATTTTGACGATCAGCAGTGGCTTGTCGCTATAAACCCGATCAACCTTACCGATAAGGTGCAACTACTACTCGCTGAAGCAACGCCTAAAAGGGTGTTAATGGCTGAGCTGATTACCTTAAGGAATGAGCAGATAATGGCTGCTATCCTTATGGTTGTGCTTAGCTTTTCGGTTATCTGGTATGCAGCACTTAAGATAACCAGACCACTTAATAAGCTGACGGAGCTGACCAAAAACGTACGCAGCTTTAACTTTCGGAAGATTCGTTATCCGGAAAGTGTCATCAAAGAGGTAAACAAACTTTCAGAGTCCGTTCAGTTGATGGAGCATACGCTGTTCGATCTTCTTAAGTTACTGAGAGAGACCGCAAAGCAAAATGATTTCGGAGTGTTGTCTAAGACCATATGCCAGCAAACTTATATCATCACCAAGGCCGAGACCATTGTACTACTGACCAAGGAAGAGCATGAAAAGCAGTTCTCGGTAGTCACAGATCACTGCATTATCCCTCTCAAACTGGATATTAATCAGTTACTCAATGATACCCCCTGGATTCGCTCTAAACTCACTCAGGGTGATGAGACTGTTTTGACCCGTGATGACAACAGCATTAAGCCCTATCTTGATCAGTTTTATAACTCCGAGCTTTACCTGTTTCCCATGATGAACCGGGAGAAGGATCTCATCGGCATCCTTTCTATCGGTTACGAAAGAAATGATGATCTGAATCGCAACGACAAACACGCCTATTTACGTGAATTACTCGGGTTTGCAGAGATAGCTAAAGACAATATCGCTCAGATGCAGAAGCGCAAAGCCATGTTTAATTCCTTTATAGAACTCATTGCTTCCGCTATCGATACTAAGTCGCCCTACACAGGAGGTCACTGTCAGCGGGTTCCGGTTATTTCTGAGTTACTGGTTAAAGCTGCTGACGAAGATACACTCTACTTCCCTGATTTTTCGATGGATCGCAAAAAGTGGGAAGAACTCCACTTTGCAGCATGGCTGCACGACAGTGGTAAAGTCACCACACCAGAATTTATCGTCGATAAAGCCACCAAACTGGAAACCATCTATGACCGTATTCATGAAATCCGTATGCGCTTTGAACTGCTAAAATTGGAAGCAGAGATGAATTACTACCGTGAACTTTATCAGGGAGGGAACAAGGAGTTTCTCAAATCCCGTCTGGATAATATTCATCGTCAGATAAACGACGACTTTGCCTTTATCGCCAAATGTAATCAGGGGCTGGAAGCACTGACAGAAGATGACCTTCTCCGGTTGGATGAATTATCCAACATCACATGGACAAGAACCATTGACGATACTCTTGGTGTCTCATGGGTTGAAAAAGAACGTTCAACAAGCTCACAACAACTGCCGGTCAAAGAAGCGCTATTAAGCGATAAAGAGATACATAAAATTCCATGGGAAGAAGGCTTCAACCCGAAAGAGACCTGGCAGGAACAGTTCAACCTCTCTCCGACTAACTTGCGTTATCACAAGGGAGAGCTGTACAACCTTAAAATCAGCTATGGAACCCTGAATCAAGAAGAACGCTTTATTATCAATGATCATATTATTCAGACAATTACCATGCTGGATAAGTTACCCTATCCGGAGCACCTGAAAAATGTTCCGGATATCGCCGGCAGCCATCATGAAAGAATGGATGGAAAGGGTTACCCCCGCGGACTAAAAGCCGGCCAGCTATCGATTCAGGCTCGTGCCATCGCAATTGCCGATATCTTTGAAGCCCTGACTTCCAGTGACCGTCCTTATAAAAAAACACACACTATTGATCAGGCATTCGAAATCATGACCCATCTGGCCACCAGCGGTCATATTGATCCTAAGCTCTATCTGCTGTTTCTTAACAAGACCATAGACAAGGTTTACAGTGATGATTATATGGAGAAACAACAGGATTTTAGTGAAGAAAGGAACCGCCATATCAATAAAATGCAAAGCTATGTTCAGGAAAACGGGATAAGCTGA
- the gloA2 gene encoding SMU1112c/YaeR family gloxylase I-like metalloprotein: MLKGIHHVAIICSDYQKSKSFYSELLGLKIIAENYRAERDSYKLDLELNDGCQIELFSFPSPPKRPTSPEALGLRHLAFRVDSVEEMAEYLTRNGIEVEPIRVDEFTGRKYTFFKDPDNLPLELYQA, translated from the coding sequence GTGCTAAAAGGTATACACCACGTGGCGATTATCTGTTCCGACTATCAAAAGTCGAAATCCTTTTACAGCGAACTACTCGGCCTTAAGATCATTGCAGAGAACTATCGCGCAGAAAGAGACTCCTACAAACTGGATCTGGAACTGAATGACGGATGTCAGATTGAGCTGTTCTCTTTTCCTTCTCCGCCTAAACGACCAACATCCCCTGAAGCGCTAGGGTTAAGGCATCTTGCTTTCCGGGTAGATTCAGTTGAAGAGATGGCAGAATACCTGACAAGAAATGGCATAGAAGTTGAACCAATCAGAGTCGATGAATTTACCGGCAGGAAATACACCTTCTTTAAAGATCCGGATAACCTGCCATTAGAGCTCTATCAGGCATAG
- a CDS encoding TIR domain-containing protein, protein MSIFDDPWSANKRHKTYVSFHHDNDQHYRDRLEAISSDYFEVIASRSIPSGETFSGKSEETIRQIIRDDYLRDSEVTVVLIGEETWQRQHVDWEIAASIRETQYSPNSGLIGILLPTYKAPSDSEFNPKSLPTRLEKNLSNGFAKLYKWSENPEEIQQWIHEAFQRRNKLKPDNTEPNFVDNRTTNS, encoded by the coding sequence ATGAGTATTTTTGATGATCCGTGGTCTGCCAACAAGCGACATAAAACATACGTTAGTTTTCATCATGACAATGACCAACATTACCGTGACAGGTTAGAGGCTATCTCTTCTGATTACTTTGAAGTAATAGCTTCACGATCTATCCCGTCAGGTGAAACTTTCTCAGGTAAATCAGAGGAAACCATCCGGCAAATTATCCGCGACGATTATCTGCGCGACTCAGAGGTAACTGTGGTGTTAATCGGCGAAGAGACCTGGCAGAGGCAGCATGTTGACTGGGAAATTGCAGCAAGTATCCGGGAAACTCAATACTCACCAAATTCAGGGTTAATCGGCATTCTACTTCCAACCTATAAAGCACCATCTGATAGCGAGTTTAATCCTAAATCACTCCCTACCCGCCTAGAAAAGAATCTTAGTAATGGATTCGCAAAACTATATAAATGGTCAGAGAATCCAGAAGAAATTCAGCAGTGGATCCATGAAGCTTTTCAGCGAAGAAATAAACTAAAACCTGATAACACTGAGCCAAACTTTGTTGATAATAGAACAACAAATAGTTGA